CGGAGGTCATCTGGAAGTTGAGCCCGAAGGTCCCGGTGAAGAAGACGATCGCCAGGACCAGCAGCAGATCCGGCCGCCCCAGCACGTAGCTCACGCCCGCCCGGATCTGCCCGGGCTGCCGGCGGGTCGGCTCCGGGCTGTGCAGCCCCGACCCGTCGAGCCGTCGTAGTGCCGTGATCGGGGCGGCGTAGCTGACGGCGTTGGCGAGGATGACCCAGCCGGTCGCGGCGACCCCGCCACCCAGGGCAGCGATCAGCACGCCCGCCAGCGCCGGGCCCACCAGCCGGGCGGCGTTGAAGCTCGCCGAGTTGAGACCGACGGCGTTGGCCAGGTCGTCACCGTCGACGATCTCCGACACGAAGCTCTGCCGAGCCGGCGCGTCGAAGGCGGCGGCCGTGCCGAGGGCGAACGCCAGCACGTAGACGTGCCAGATCTGGGCGGTGCCGGTGACGGCGAGCAGACCCAGCACCACGGCGGGCAGTGCCATCCCGAGGTTGGTCAGCTGGAGCAGCCGTCGTTTCGGCATCCGGTCGGCCACCAGGCCGGCGAAGGGCGAGAGCAGCAGGAACGGCAGGAACTGCAGCCCGGTGGTGATGCCCAAGGCGGCGGCGCTGTTCGCCGTGAGCTGCAGCACCAGCCAGTCCTGGGCAACACGCTGCATCCAGGTGCCGGTGTTGGAGACGACACCACCGGCCGCGTAGAGCCGGTAGTTGGGGTTGCGGAGGGAACGGA
The genomic region above belongs to Nocardioides coralli and contains:
- a CDS encoding MFS transporter produces the protein MSPTFRSLRNPNYRLYAAGGVVSNTGTWMQRVAQDWLVLQLTANSAAALGITTGLQFLPFLLLSPFAGLVADRMPKRRLLQLTNLGMALPAVVLGLLAVTGTAQIWHVYVLAFALGTAAAFDAPARQSFVSEIVDGDDLANAVGLNSASFNAARLVGPALAGVLIAALGGGVAATGWVILANAVSYAAPITALRRLDGSGLHSPEPTRRQPGQIRAGVSYVLGRPDLLLVLAIVFFTGTFGLNFQMTSALMATQVFDRGATAYGLLGTFLAVGSLTGSLVAARRVRVRLRLIVVAALVFALLEVVAGLMPTYLTFALMTPLLGLSALTMITAANTFMQLHSDPGMRGRVLALYMMIFIGGTPLGAPFIGWIGEVAGARWTLILGGSVTAVGVLAASAAYLHRQRLAERPRAISAPAPATAVAG